One genomic window of Brevundimonas vesicularis includes the following:
- a CDS encoding type 1 glutamine amidotransferase domain-containing protein yields MKILLVLTSHDQLGDTGKKTGFWLEELAAPYYALKDAGAEIVLASPKGGQPPLDPKSDDPDAQTDDTRRFKADPEAQAALASTVVLSSVKAEDFDAVFYPGGHGPLWDLANDADSIALIEAFAKADKPTGFVCHAPGVLKSVNGPDGKPLVNGRKVTGFTNSEEEAVGLTDVVPFLVANVLTANGGDYSKGPDWGSYVLTDGKLVTGQNPGSSHAAAEALLKLLK; encoded by the coding sequence ATGAAAATTCTGCTGGTGCTGACGTCGCACGACCAACTCGGCGACACGGGCAAGAAGACCGGCTTCTGGCTGGAAGAACTGGCGGCGCCCTATTACGCGCTGAAGGATGCGGGCGCGGAGATCGTGCTGGCCTCGCCGAAGGGCGGTCAGCCGCCGCTGGACCCCAAGAGCGACGACCCCGACGCCCAGACCGACGACACGCGCCGGTTCAAGGCCGACCCCGAAGCCCAGGCCGCCCTGGCCTCGACCGTCGTCCTGTCGTCGGTGAAGGCCGAGGATTTCGACGCCGTCTTCTATCCCGGCGGCCACGGACCGCTGTGGGACCTGGCGAACGACGCCGACTCCATCGCCCTGATCGAGGCCTTCGCCAAGGCGGACAAGCCGACCGGCTTCGTCTGCCATGCGCCCGGCGTGCTGAAGTCGGTGAACGGGCCGGATGGCAAGCCGCTGGTCAACGGCCGCAAGGTGACCGGCTTCACCAACTCCGAAGAGGAGGCCGTGGGCCTGACCGACGTGGTGCCCTTCCTGGTCGCGAACGTGCTGACCGCCAACGGCGGCGACTACTCCAAGGGGCCGGACTGGGGCTCCTATGTTCTGACCGACGGCAAGCTGGTGACCGGGCAGAACCCCGGCTCGTCGCACGCGGCGGCCGAGGCGTTGCTGAAGCTGTTGAAGTAG